The Comamonas sp. GB3 AK4-5 genome includes a region encoding these proteins:
- a CDS encoding 5-(carboxyamino)imidazole ribonucleotide synthase has protein sequence MSTADVILPGATLGVLGGGQLGRMFVHAAQSMGYFTAVLDQDATSPAGLVSHRHVRTGYEDPQGLAELAQTCAAVTTEFENVPAGALNQLAQSLPVSPAGSAVAIAQDRAAEKAHFVKCGVPCAPYAVIETPAQLAAVSDGLLPGILKTARMGYDGKGQIRVKTREELVKAWDELKNVACVLEKMLPLAHECSVIVARGRSGAIVNLPVQRNLHRDGILAVTEVYEGNLPAAQVEQAITAAKSVAEGLNYVGVLCVEFFVLEGGQLVVNEIAPRPHNSGHYSQNAMDVSQFELQVRCMTNLPLVQPRQHSATIMLNLLGDLWFQHSDTAQAPAWDQILALPGAHLHLYGKTDAKRARKMGHLNITAATPEQARATALKAAEILGIEPF, from the coding sequence ATGAGCACCGCCGACGTGATCCTGCCCGGGGCCACCCTGGGCGTTCTGGGTGGCGGCCAGCTGGGCCGCATGTTTGTGCATGCCGCCCAGTCCATGGGCTATTTCACCGCCGTGCTGGACCAGGACGCCACCAGCCCTGCCGGCCTGGTCAGCCACCGCCATGTGCGCACCGGCTATGAAGACCCGCAAGGCCTGGCCGAGCTGGCCCAAACCTGCGCCGCGGTGACCACCGAATTCGAAAACGTGCCCGCTGGCGCCCTGAACCAGCTGGCACAAAGCCTGCCGGTCTCGCCCGCAGGCAGCGCCGTGGCCATTGCCCAGGACCGCGCTGCCGAAAAGGCCCACTTTGTGAAATGCGGCGTGCCCTGCGCGCCCTATGCCGTGATCGAAACGCCCGCGCAACTGGCGGCCGTGAGCGACGGCTTGCTGCCCGGCATTTTGAAAACGGCCCGCATGGGCTATGACGGCAAGGGCCAAATCCGCGTCAAGACCCGCGAAGAGCTGGTCAAAGCGTGGGACGAGCTGAAGAACGTGGCCTGCGTGCTGGAAAAGATGCTGCCTCTGGCCCATGAATGCTCGGTCATCGTGGCCCGTGGCCGCAGCGGCGCCATCGTCAATCTGCCCGTGCAGCGCAATTTGCACCGCGACGGCATTCTGGCCGTGACCGAGGTGTATGAAGGAAATCTGCCTGCAGCCCAGGTGGAGCAAGCGATTACCGCTGCAAAGTCCGTAGCAGAAGGCCTGAACTATGTGGGCGTTCTGTGCGTGGAATTTTTTGTGCTCGAAGGCGGCCAACTGGTGGTCAACGAGATCGCCCCGCGCCCGCACAACAGCGGCCACTACAGCCAGAACGCCATGGATGTGTCGCAGTTCGAGCTGCAGGTGCGCTGCATGACCAATCTGCCCCTGGTGCAACCGCGCCAGCACAGTGCCACCATCATGCTGAATCTGCTGGGTGATCTGTGGTTCCAGCACAGTGACACCGCCCAGGCCCCGGCCTGGGACCAGATCCTGGCCCTGCCCGGCGCCCATCTGCACCTGTATGGCAAGACGGACGCCAAACGCGCCCGCAAGATGGGCCACCTCAACATCACCGCTGCCACGCCCGAGCAGGCCCGCGCCACCGCCCTCAAGGCGGCAGAAATCCTCGGCATCGAGCCGTTCTAA
- a CDS encoding L-threonylcarbamoyladenylate synthase encodes MILDGKLDASVQAAAAALQAGQLLGLPTETVYGLAAGSDNDAAVAQIFAAKGRPANHPLIVHVADSTAITRYAKEVPLFAQQLIDAFWPGPLTLILPRLPHAAKASTGGQDSVGLRCPSHPVAHAVLKACQSLNPPVWGVSAPSANKFGRVSPTTAAHVASEFGDDLLVLDGGACEVGIESTIVDCTRGVPVLLRPGAITRDDIERACGLRPLSKEELPAHTPRASGTLLAHYAPNAKVRLMDAAQLQAALNTLTADSPRLALYHRSPLAVPASASSASLHAMPSDALATARVLFGQLRDFDELGAQQIWIETPPASADWEGVCDRLQRAAAAG; translated from the coding sequence GTGATTCTGGATGGAAAGCTGGACGCCTCGGTCCAGGCCGCTGCCGCAGCCCTGCAAGCAGGCCAGTTGCTGGGCCTGCCCACCGAAACCGTGTACGGCCTGGCCGCCGGCAGCGACAACGATGCTGCCGTGGCGCAGATTTTTGCGGCCAAGGGCCGGCCAGCCAACCATCCCCTGATCGTGCATGTGGCCGACAGCACGGCCATCACCCGCTATGCCAAGGAGGTGCCGCTGTTTGCCCAGCAACTGATCGACGCCTTCTGGCCCGGCCCGCTGACCCTCATCCTGCCGCGCCTACCCCATGCGGCCAAGGCCTCCACCGGCGGCCAGGACAGCGTGGGCCTGCGCTGCCCTTCCCATCCCGTGGCCCATGCCGTGCTCAAGGCCTGCCAGAGTTTGAACCCGCCGGTGTGGGGCGTGTCCGCGCCCAGCGCCAACAAGTTCGGCCGCGTCAGCCCCACCACGGCAGCCCATGTGGCCAGCGAGTTTGGCGACGATCTGTTGGTGCTGGACGGTGGCGCCTGCGAGGTGGGCATTGAATCAACCATAGTGGACTGCACACGCGGCGTACCCGTGCTGCTGCGCCCCGGCGCCATCACGCGTGACGACATAGAGCGCGCCTGCGGCCTGCGCCCGCTCTCGAAAGAAGAGCTACCTGCGCATACCCCACGCGCCTCCGGCACGCTTTTGGCCCATTACGCGCCAAACGCCAAGGTCAGGCTGATGGATGCAGCCCAGCTGCAAGCCGCCCTGAACACCCTGACGGCAGACAGCCCACGCCTTGCCCTCTACCACCGCAGCCCGCTGGCTGTGCCGGCATCGGCCTCCAGCGCCAGCCTGCATGCCATGCCATCGGACGCGCTGGCCACGGCCCGCGTGCTGTTTGGCCAGCTGCGCGATTTTGACGAGCTGGGCGCCCAGCAGATCTGGATCGAAACCCCACCCGCCAGCGCCGACTGGGAAGGCGTGTGCGACCGCCTACAACGCGCCGCAGCGGCGGGCTGA
- a CDS encoding UDP-N-acetylglucosamine 1-carboxyvinyltransferase, which produces MPSLIVHGGTPLHGRIIPSANKNAVLPVLCATLLTAEPLRLHGVPDITDVRKILEIFRALGSEVKLDETTRVLELHHRDTHFDAALHRLPEEMRSSIMLVPPLLARFGVARLEDNVKGCTLGVREIDPHVEIFRSFGGQVERSSGSLLIRSAGPLTPNHHWLDYASVTSTENFVLCAAAAPGESTLTNAASEPHVQEFCRFMAMMGADIDGIGTSRLAVRGGKPLSGGEFHFEEDFHEITTFLALGAITGGDIQVRNSTPANFPLLDRSFAKFGVRIVHENGWSRAVRSGPLQVQQPFTSNVLTKIEAAPWPYFPVDLLPIFIALGVCAQGNAMFWNKVYDGALGWTSELSKFGAHVFSSDPHRVVTFGGNALTPAVVDSPYIIRVAISLFMVASSIQGRSEIRHATPIRRAHPNFVENLRSLGARVEWADEE; this is translated from the coding sequence ATGCCCAGCCTCATCGTCCACGGCGGCACGCCCTTGCACGGCCGCATCATTCCTTCCGCCAACAAAAATGCCGTGCTGCCGGTGCTCTGCGCCACGCTGCTCACGGCCGAACCGTTGCGCCTGCATGGCGTGCCCGACATCACCGATGTGCGCAAGATCCTGGAGATCTTCCGTGCCCTGGGCAGCGAGGTGAAGCTGGACGAAACCACCCGGGTGCTGGAGCTGCACCACCGCGACACCCACTTTGATGCGGCGCTGCACCGGCTACCCGAGGAAATGCGCTCCTCCATCATGCTGGTGCCACCGCTGCTGGCCCGTTTTGGCGTGGCCAGGCTGGAGGACAACGTCAAGGGCTGCACCCTGGGCGTGCGCGAGATCGACCCCCATGTGGAGATCTTCCGCAGCTTTGGTGGCCAGGTCGAGCGCAGCAGCGGCTCGCTGCTGATCCGCAGCGCGGGCCCGCTCACGCCCAACCACCATTGGCTGGACTATGCCTCGGTGACCAGCACCGAGAATTTTGTGCTGTGCGCGGCCGCAGCCCCCGGCGAATCCACGCTGACCAATGCCGCGTCCGAGCCCCATGTGCAGGAGTTCTGCCGCTTCATGGCCATGATGGGAGCGGACATCGATGGCATTGGCACCTCCCGGCTCGCCGTGCGCGGAGGCAAACCTTTATCCGGCGGCGAGTTTCACTTCGAGGAAGACTTCCACGAAATCACCACCTTTTTGGCACTGGGCGCCATTACCGGCGGTGATATCCAGGTGCGCAACAGCACGCCCGCCAACTTCCCGCTGCTGGACCGCAGCTTCGCCAAGTTCGGCGTGCGCATCGTGCACGAAAACGGCTGGTCGCGGGCCGTGCGCTCCGGCCCGCTCCAGGTGCAGCAGCCCTTTACCAGCAATGTGCTGACCAAGATCGAAGCCGCGCCCTGGCCTTATTTTCCGGTCGACCTGCTCCCCATCTTCATAGCGCTGGGGGTCTGCGCCCAGGGCAACGCCATGTTCTGGAACAAGGTCTACGACGGCGCCCTGGGCTGGACCAGCGAGCTGTCCAAATTCGGCGCCCATGTGTTCTCTTCGGACCCCCATCGCGTGGTCACCTTTGGCGGTAACGCGCTGACGCCGGCCGTGGTCGACAGCCCCTACATCATCCGGGTGGCGATCTCGCTGTTCATGGTGGCCAGCAGCATCCAGGGCCGCTCCGAAATCCGCCACGCCACCCCCATACGCCGCGCCCACCCCAACTTTGTCGAAAACCTGCGCAGCCTGGGCGCACGCGTCGAATGGGCCGACGAGGAGTGA
- a CDS encoding DUF4139 domain-containing protein, whose amino-acid sequence MQKTALLWLAALACSAQAQPAPDTSRITQVTLYPGSATVERTLQLPAGARQAVLACLPAGLDMQALQVSAPASVAVGEIAVRQQPRAQVPGCASPQEARVRALEDQIATLQAEAQGLEQASGWLNRYTQPTSAAQIAGTTDALRRSGQTVALRQHQLAREQQALEALLKPLQAEQQRTANTQVSQVQITLSAPQGGALQLRYQVRGPGWQPGYRATLDTSSQQVKLERTALVAQSSGEDWRDVPLTLSTGQPTAHTVAPLPLPWRIAQAQPEPPRPAPAPMARAAKSRAMVEMAADAAPEPSFDASVFEGSHATLFKLPQRINVPSHGEQLTLSLGTQQLDTRMVVRTVPARDLGAYLIASFTLPEGVWPDGAVTLYRDSAYVGQGRLQAADVAKNGLGFGRDERVQVQALPASQQQGSSGLLGSRQQREVRTAWEVRNQHRNPITLQLLDAAPVAEQQDIRVQSRYQPLPTTTSWNEQPGSLLWEQTLPAGASTRISAEHQISWPGDMQLRERR is encoded by the coding sequence ATGCAAAAAACAGCTTTGCTCTGGCTGGCCGCTCTGGCCTGCTCCGCCCAGGCCCAGCCCGCTCCCGATACCTCCCGCATCACCCAGGTCACGCTCTACCCCGGCAGCGCCACCGTGGAGCGCACGCTGCAGCTACCTGCCGGCGCGCGCCAGGCCGTGCTGGCCTGTCTGCCCGCCGGCCTGGATATGCAGGCCTTGCAAGTCAGCGCCCCAGCCAGCGTGGCCGTGGGCGAGATTGCCGTGCGCCAGCAGCCCCGCGCCCAGGTGCCGGGCTGCGCCAGCCCGCAGGAAGCCCGTGTGCGTGCCTTGGAAGACCAGATTGCCACCTTACAAGCCGAGGCCCAGGGCCTGGAGCAGGCCAGCGGCTGGCTGAACCGCTACACCCAGCCCACGAGCGCGGCCCAGATTGCCGGCACGACCGATGCCCTGCGCCGTTCCGGCCAGACCGTGGCCCTGCGCCAGCACCAGCTGGCACGCGAGCAGCAGGCACTAGAGGCCCTGCTGAAACCACTGCAGGCCGAGCAACAGCGCACGGCCAACACCCAGGTCAGCCAGGTGCAGATCACCCTGTCCGCCCCGCAAGGTGGTGCGCTGCAGCTGCGCTACCAGGTACGCGGCCCGGGCTGGCAGCCCGGCTACCGCGCCACGCTGGACACCAGCAGCCAGCAGGTCAAGCTGGAGCGCACGGCCCTGGTCGCCCAAAGCAGTGGCGAAGACTGGCGCGATGTGCCGCTGACCCTGTCCACCGGCCAACCCACGGCCCACACCGTGGCCCCGCTGCCCCTCCCCTGGCGCATTGCCCAGGCCCAGCCCGAGCCACCGCGCCCGGCCCCTGCCCCCATGGCCCGCGCCGCAAAGTCCAGGGCCATGGTTGAAATGGCCGCCGACGCAGCCCCGGAGCCCTCGTTCGACGCCAGCGTCTTCGAAGGCAGCCATGCCACCTTGTTCAAGCTGCCCCAGCGCATCAATGTGCCATCGCATGGCGAGCAGCTCACCCTGTCGCTGGGCACGCAGCAGCTCGATACCCGCATGGTGGTGCGCACCGTGCCGGCACGTGACCTGGGCGCCTATCTGATCGCCAGTTTCACCCTGCCCGAAGGCGTGTGGCCCGACGGCGCAGTGACCCTCTACCGCGACAGCGCCTATGTGGGCCAGGGCCGCTTGCAGGCCGCCGATGTGGCCAAGAACGGCCTGGGCTTTGGCCGCGACGAGCGCGTGCAGGTGCAGGCCTTGCCCGCCAGCCAGCAGCAAGGCAGCAGCGGCCTGCTGGGCAGCCGCCAGCAACGTGAAGTGCGCACGGCCTGGGAAGTGCGCAACCAGCACCGCAACCCCATCACACTGCAGCTGCTGGACGCCGCCCCCGTGGCCGAGCAGCAGGACATCCGCGTGCAGTCGCGCTACCAGCCCTTGCCCACCACCACCTCGTGGAACGAGCAGCCCGGCAGCCTGCTGTGGGAGCAGACCCTGCCAGCCGGTGCCAGCACGCGCATCAGCGCCGAGCACCAGATCAGCTGGCCCGGCGATATGCAGCTGCGCGAGCGCCGCTGA
- a CDS encoding ribbon-helix-helix domain-containing protein produces the protein MCQVFVSADPQLWAHRTRSIRLHGVATSIRLENLFWQVLHDIATRDGYSVPQLCTRLYDELVAERGAVENFTSFLRVCCTRYLALQLSGEIPQDARIPIRSLTVGSGLERQPAPIALRH, from the coding sequence ATGTGCCAAGTCTTTGTCAGCGCCGATCCGCAGCTCTGGGCCCACCGGACCCGCTCCATCCGCCTGCATGGCGTGGCCACCAGCATCCGGCTGGAAAACCTGTTCTGGCAGGTGCTCCATGACATCGCCACCCGCGACGGCTACAGCGTGCCCCAGCTGTGTACCCGGCTGTACGACGAGCTGGTGGCCGAGCGTGGTGCGGTGGAAAACTTCACCTCGTTCCTGCGCGTGTGCTGCACCCGCTATCTGGCGCTGCAGCTGTCGGGCGAGATTCCGCAGGACGCCCGCATCCCGATTCGCTCGTTGACCGTGGGCTCAGGCCTAGAACGCCAGCCTGCACCTATAGCGCTGCGGCATTAG
- the purE gene encoding 5-(carboxyamino)imidazole ribonucleotide mutase, translating to MNPIQVGVVMGSSSDWDTMQHAVAILQQFGIAFEAQVVSAHRMPDDMFRFAEAAAGRGLKAIIAGAGGAAHLPGMIAAKTTVPVLGVPVASRHLQGVDSLHSIVQMPKGVPVATFAIGNAGAANAALFAVAMLAGEDPALRAKLDAFRAEQTEAARNMTLPVNE from the coding sequence ATGAACCCCATCCAAGTTGGCGTAGTCATGGGTTCCAGCAGCGACTGGGACACCATGCAGCACGCAGTTGCCATCCTCCAGCAATTCGGTATCGCCTTCGAGGCCCAGGTCGTTTCGGCCCACCGCATGCCGGACGACATGTTCCGTTTTGCCGAGGCTGCCGCAGGCCGTGGTCTGAAAGCCATCATCGCCGGTGCCGGGGGCGCCGCCCACCTGCCGGGCATGATTGCCGCCAAGACCACCGTGCCCGTGCTGGGCGTGCCCGTGGCCAGCCGCCATCTGCAGGGCGTGGATTCGCTGCACTCCATCGTGCAAATGCCCAAGGGCGTGCCCGTGGCCACCTTTGCCATCGGCAATGCCGGCGCCGCCAACGCCGCCCTGTTTGCCGTGGCAATGCTGGCGGGTGAAGACCCGGCCCTGCGCGCCAAGCTTGACGCCTTCCGCGCCGAGCAGACCGAGGCCGCCCGCAATATGACGCTGCCGGTGAACGAATGA
- a CDS encoding MFS transporter — protein MFPSSVAPRPGRSLAVLALTLAAFFAASSAPTPLYRLYQQDWGFSSGMLTLVFAVYAFSLLLALLTMGALSDHLGRRPVLLGALVLEALSMAVFATAHDVQGLLWARVLQGVATGVAGAAVGAALLDVDRDRGALINTLAPMLGMAAGVLGANELVALLPDLGRTLVFWLLLVLFALAACAVLCMPESGQRRPGAWATLRPRVRLPQQVRAAFVRMAPMDMAVWALGGFYLSLAPTLLRVVTGSEMAAGLAVCINTVSAAVGIWCLRAWPARGLLRLGGVALLAGVALLLAGVHQHSLVWMLSASVVAGVGFGVGFQGALRSVMPLAAGHERAGLLSAVYILSYLAFSLPAIAAGLMTQRIGLEATTYVYGGMLMALAALALLGTRQRAVAV, from the coding sequence ATGTTTCCCTCCTCTGTAGCTCCCCGCCCAGGCCGTAGCCTGGCCGTGCTGGCGTTGACGCTGGCCGCTTTTTTTGCAGCCTCCAGCGCGCCCACGCCGCTGTACAGGCTCTACCAGCAGGACTGGGGCTTTTCCTCGGGCATGCTGACTCTGGTGTTCGCGGTCTACGCCTTCAGCCTGCTGCTGGCGCTGCTGACCATGGGCGCGCTGTCTGACCACCTGGGCCGTCGCCCGGTGCTGCTGGGAGCGTTGGTGCTGGAAGCCCTGTCCATGGCGGTGTTTGCCACGGCCCATGATGTGCAGGGCCTGCTGTGGGCGCGCGTGCTGCAGGGCGTGGCCACCGGCGTAGCGGGCGCAGCGGTGGGTGCGGCTTTGCTGGACGTGGACCGCGATCGCGGAGCCCTGATCAACACGCTGGCGCCCATGCTGGGCATGGCCGCAGGTGTGCTGGGTGCCAACGAGCTGGTGGCCTTGCTGCCTGACCTGGGCCGCACGCTGGTGTTCTGGCTGCTGTTGGTGTTGTTCGCACTGGCGGCCTGTGCGGTGCTGTGCATGCCCGAAAGTGGGCAGCGCCGGCCCGGTGCCTGGGCCACATTGCGCCCGCGTGTACGGCTGCCGCAGCAGGTGCGCGCCGCCTTTGTGCGCATGGCACCCATGGACATGGCCGTGTGGGCACTGGGTGGTTTTTACCTGTCGCTTGCCCCCACGTTGCTGCGCGTGGTGACCGGCTCGGAAATGGCCGCCGGCCTGGCCGTGTGCATCAACACCGTGAGCGCGGCTGTGGGCATTTGGTGCCTGCGTGCCTGGCCGGCGCGCGGGCTGTTGCGCCTGGGTGGTGTGGCTTTGCTGGCGGGTGTGGCGTTGCTGCTGGCGGGGGTTCACCAGCACAGCCTGGTGTGGATGCTCAGTGCCTCAGTGGTGGCGGGCGTGGGCTTTGGTGTGGGCTTTCAGGGAGCGCTGCGCAGCGTGATGCCGCTGGCTGCTGGCCATGAACGTGCGGGCCTGCTGTCGGCGGTCTACATCCTGAGCTACCTGGCCTTTAGCCTGCCGGCGATTGCCGCCGGACTGATGACGCAGCGCATTGGCCTGGAAGCCACCACCTATGTCTACGGCGGCATGTTGATGGCGCTGGCTGCGCTGGCGCTGCTGGGCACGCGCCAACGCGCCGTGGCGGTGTGA
- the trxA gene encoding thioredoxin codes for MIDVTIENFETEVVAASMQTPVLVDFWATWCGPCKTLVPTLEKLEAEYAGRFTLAKVDVDANQQIAGMFGIRSVPTCILMIGGRPVDGFMGAQTEGQVREFLNKHLPSEGELVAEAEVDEAQQMLESGDTQAALQKLADALEADPANDDARFDYVRLLIATGGYEEAAGLLVEPLKRIPQSQRFEALHQWLQAMVFVEQDDRGNWPLEQFDAAIAQNKRDFDTRFAKARVLAAEGQWTASLDELLEIIMRDKVWNEQAARKLYVGILELLTPPKPKKQDAVPGKSAGGIELLGKGAAEQDEATALINSYRRKLSMALN; via the coding sequence ATGATTGACGTCACCATCGAGAATTTTGAAACCGAAGTCGTGGCCGCCTCGATGCAGACCCCGGTGCTGGTGGACTTCTGGGCCACCTGGTGCGGCCCCTGCAAGACCCTGGTGCCCACGCTGGAGAAGCTGGAGGCCGAATACGCCGGTCGCTTCACTCTGGCCAAGGTGGATGTGGACGCCAACCAGCAAATCGCCGGCATGTTCGGCATCCGCAGCGTGCCCACCTGCATCTTGATGATCGGTGGCCGCCCGGTGGACGGCTTCATGGGCGCGCAAACCGAAGGCCAGGTGCGTGAGTTTCTGAACAAACACCTGCCCTCCGAAGGCGAGCTGGTGGCCGAGGCCGAGGTGGACGAGGCCCAGCAAATGCTGGAGTCCGGCGACACCCAGGCCGCGCTGCAAAAGCTGGCCGATGCCCTGGAGGCCGACCCGGCCAATGACGATGCCCGCTTTGACTATGTGCGCCTGTTGATCGCCACCGGCGGCTACGAAGAGGCTGCCGGCCTGCTGGTGGAGCCGCTCAAGCGCATTCCCCAGTCCCAGCGCTTTGAAGCCCTGCACCAGTGGCTGCAGGCCATGGTGTTTGTGGAACAGGACGATCGCGGCAACTGGCCGCTGGAGCAGTTTGACGCCGCCATCGCTCAGAACAAGCGCGACTTCGACACCCGCTTTGCCAAGGCCCGCGTGCTGGCCGCCGAAGGCCAGTGGACGGCCAGTCTGGACGAGCTGCTGGAAATCATCATGCGCGACAAGGTCTGGAACGAACAGGCCGCACGCAAGCTGTATGTGGGCATCCTTGAGTTGCTGACCCCGCCCAAGCCCAAGAAGCAGGATGCCGTACCTGGCAAGAGCGCCGGTGGCATCGAGCTGCTGGGCAAGGGTGCGGCCGAGCAGGATGAAGCCACGGCCTTGATCAACAGCTACCGACGCAAGCTGAGCATGGCGCTCAATTGA
- a CDS encoding CinA family protein, protein MEPVPALAQALSARGWMMATAESCTGGLIAAACTDMAGSSRWFERGFVSYSNAAKSELLGVPSELIAQHGAVSEAVARAMAAGAAAHAPVQASVAVTGIAGPDGGSPDKPVGTVWFGWWVQGQLHSERMLFAGDRAAVRQATVAHALTRLLALLPA, encoded by the coding sequence ATGGAACCCGTCCCCGCACTGGCCCAGGCGCTGTCGGCGCGCGGCTGGATGATGGCCACGGCCGAGAGCTGCACCGGCGGCCTGATCGCCGCCGCCTGCACCGATATGGCCGGCTCCAGCCGCTGGTTTGAGCGCGGCTTTGTCAGCTATTCCAACGCCGCAAAATCCGAGCTGCTGGGCGTGCCTTCGGAGCTCATTGCCCAACACGGCGCCGTCAGCGAAGCCGTGGCCCGCGCCATGGCTGCCGGTGCTGCGGCCCACGCCCCGGTGCAGGCCAGCGTGGCCGTGACCGGCATTGCCGGCCCCGATGGCGGCAGCCCTGACAAGCCCGTGGGCACGGTGTGGTTCGGCTGGTGGGTGCAAGGCCAGCTGCACAGCGAGCGCATGCTGTTTGCCGGTGACCGCGCCGCCGTGCGCCAGGCCACAGTGGCCCATGCCCTCACCAGGCTGCTGGCCCTGCTGCCCGCATAG
- a CDS encoding TetR/AcrR family transcriptional regulator, giving the protein MIAKDLPQSRPGGRSARVQATVHQAVQQLLACMPREALSFPLIAAEAGVTPSTLYRRWGDMQQLLADVALQNIRPTSPPADTGSLRGDLLAWTEQYLEEMGSPLGRTMLRDMLVSSQDDKVTSCCADIIREQFQTLCARASARGEPTPEVEVLLDQLVAPIVYRILYGLQPDQAYGQRLVQTLMPPP; this is encoded by the coding sequence ATGATTGCCAAAGACCTACCCCAAAGCCGCCCTGGAGGCCGCAGTGCGCGGGTACAAGCCACCGTGCACCAGGCCGTGCAGCAACTGCTGGCGTGCATGCCGCGCGAGGCTCTGTCGTTTCCGCTGATTGCCGCCGAGGCTGGCGTGACGCCTTCCACCCTGTACCGCCGCTGGGGTGATATGCAGCAGTTGCTGGCCGATGTGGCGCTACAGAACATCCGCCCCACGAGCCCGCCTGCCGACACCGGCAGCCTGCGTGGCGATCTGCTGGCCTGGACCGAGCAGTACCTCGAGGAAATGGGCTCGCCCCTGGGCCGCACCATGTTGCGCGACATGCTGGTCAGCTCGCAGGACGACAAAGTCACTTCCTGCTGCGCAGACATCATCCGTGAACAGTTTCAGACCCTGTGCGCACGTGCCTCCGCGCGCGGTGAGCCCACGCCCGAGGTGGAGGTGCTGCTGGACCAACTGGTGGCGCCCATCGTCTACCGCATCCTCTACGGGTTGCAGCCCGACCAGGCCTATGGGCAGCGGTTGGTGCAGACATTGATGCCGCCCCCCTGA
- a CDS encoding ABC transporter ATP-binding protein, giving the protein MIEVSQLVFEYPGHRALDGVSVSIAAGSVTALVGPNGAGKSTLMRCIAGLDQPLSGHIRVKGLSVEDQPREVHQHLGYLSDFYGLYNRLTVARCLQYSALSMGVAENMVAARVQQVAAQLGLSELLQRYPTELSRGQRQRVAIGQAIVHQPSVLLLDEPASGLDPEARSSLSQLFRQLQAQGMTLVVSSHILSELDEYCSHILSIRKGRIESHEALQTGQLPATATADGLEAAESQALYALEIAPHQAEGFEALLRQALQGSVVQDFDATGSSPIQLWLPAEAAARAAWLARLVQAGIPVAALSPLRERLQDRYTRTAQARNSSHQEQP; this is encoded by the coding sequence TTGATCGAAGTTTCACAACTGGTGTTTGAATACCCAGGCCACCGCGCACTGGATGGCGTGAGTGTCTCCATCGCTGCCGGCAGCGTGACCGCGCTGGTGGGCCCCAATGGCGCCGGCAAGTCCACGCTGATGCGCTGCATCGCGGGGCTGGACCAGCCGCTGTCCGGCCATATCCGCGTCAAAGGTCTGTCCGTGGAAGACCAGCCGCGCGAGGTGCACCAGCATCTGGGTTATCTGTCGGATTTCTACGGCCTGTACAACCGACTGACCGTGGCCCGCTGCCTGCAGTATTCGGCCCTGTCCATGGGCGTGGCCGAAAACATGGTCGCCGCCCGCGTGCAGCAGGTGGCCGCGCAGCTAGGCCTGTCAGAGCTGCTGCAACGCTATCCCACAGAGCTGTCGCGCGGCCAGCGCCAGCGTGTGGCCATTGGCCAGGCCATCGTCCACCAGCCCAGTGTGCTGCTGCTCGACGAACCCGCCAGCGGCCTGGACCCCGAGGCGCGCAGCAGCCTGTCGCAGCTGTTTCGCCAGCTGCAAGCCCAGGGCATGACGCTGGTGGTGTCCAGCCACATCCTCAGCGAGCTGGACGAGTACTGCAGCCATATTCTGAGCATACGCAAGGGCCGCATCGAAAGCCACGAGGCCTTGCAAACCGGCCAGTTGCCAGCCACAGCTACGGCAGATGGGCTGGAGGCCGCAGAGTCGCAAGCCCTTTATGCGCTGGAGATTGCACCGCACCAGGCCGAAGGTTTTGAAGCCCTGCTGCGCCAGGCCCTGCAAGGCAGCGTCGTGCAAGACTTTGACGCCACGGGCAGCAGCCCCATTCAGCTGTGGTTGCCCGCCGAGGCCGCCGCCCGCGCGGCCTGGCTGGCCCGCCTGGTGCAGGCCGGCATTCCCGTGGCTGCGCTCTCCCCTCTGCGCGAACGGCTGCAAGACCGCTACACCCGCACCGCCCAGGCCCGCAACTCCAGCCATCAGGAGCAGCCATGA